The following proteins come from a genomic window of Drosophila sulfurigaster albostrigata strain 15112-1811.04 chromosome X, ASM2355843v2, whole genome shotgun sequence:
- the LOC133848629 gene encoding uncharacterized protein LOC133848629, protein MSKLSALFVLSCLLAFALAVPEPRQLRQQQQQLRQQLQHLQHPYLFLSVPRGRANAGAVVQGFEIVEEPEDDIDHLGNDDDDDEDDDAAVQHDDDDEEDDDEDEHEAHLQRGLSLARNGQLVLLKNDAEQDDDDDDEQDDDEQDNAAPQLPLVLAKPGLARKSVAGAAKAQPLLKNAKPTQMMVARDQAGAIMVPDGIVEIEGQSIVDEKTGKAALLVPRAALDAIPDGAVVALMERSSATDALAAVGEERANRVIVRRRKNAGRRNVVRRRRGGRRPVQRRRRGGQRRRGGNNRRRNVRVVRPNGNRRRGNVQRRRGGQVMFQG, encoded by the exons ATGTCCAAGCTCAGCGCTTTATTCGTGCTCAGCTGCCTGCTGGCCTTTGCCTTGGCTGTGCCGG AGCCACGCCAGCtgcgtcaacagcagcaacagctgcgtCAGCAATTGCAGCACTTGCAACATCCGTATCTCTTCTTGAGCGTGCCACGTGGACGCGCCAATGCTGGCGCCGTGGTTCAAGGCTTTGAGATTGTCGAAGAGCCCGAAGATGACATCGACCATCTTggcaacgatgatgatgatgatgaagacgaTGACGCTGCTGTGCAgcatgacgatgacgatgaagaaGACGATGATGAGGACGAACACGAAGCGCACTTGCAACGTGGCTTGAGCTTGGCACGCAATGGTCAGCTGGTGCTGCTTAAGAACGATGCCGAACaggacgatgacgacgatgacgaacAGGACGATGACGAACAGGACAACGCTGCCCCACAGCTGCCTTTGGTCCTAGCCAAACCAGGTCTGGCTCGCAAGTCCGTCGCTGGCGCTGCCAAGGCTCAGCCGCTGCTGAAGAACGCCAAGCCCACGCAAATGATGGTGGCCAGAGATCAGGCCGGTGCCATCATGGTGCCCGATGGCATCGTCGAGATCGAGGGTCAGAGCATTGTCGATGAGAAGACGGGCAAGGCAGCGTTGCTCGTGCCACGTGCCGCACTCGATGCCATTCCCGATGGCGCCGTTGTGGCGCTCATGGAGCGCAGCAGCGCCACCGATGCCTTGGCCGCCGTCGGCGAGGAGCGCGCCAATCGTGTGATTGTGCGTCGCCGCAAGAACGCCGGCCGTCGCAACGTTGTGCGTCGTCGTCGCGGCGGTCGCCGTCCGGTGCAGCGTCGTCGCCGTGGCGGACAGCGTCGTCGTGGTGGCAACAACAGGCGTCGCAATGTCCGTGTCGTGCGTCCCAATGGCAATCGCAGACGCGGCAACGTCCAGCGTCGTCGCGGTGGTCAGGTCATGTTCCAGGGTTAA
- the LOC133848172 gene encoding uncharacterized protein LOC133848172 encodes MAKSMALCLTLALVLAATLVNAEVKAAVAVKVAAPAAAAAAAPAVVAPVVAKELPQVAAMEQSTESPIADMALIEDAPMVPKTPTEKPPLVAAAAKAASPEPSSEPQADEKSAQPHTVADFIIHPLIAFKPRQAALDELQAQGKQATPAGSGSTTSTSPGTWLFGMNPGQGLGSSFSTLAGSVSGWFNDRIAGAAQQLPSLPSLQSLTEVPVRETTTTTTTTVRPDIVVRVQQRPNRRRGNGNGNGNGSLNGNGNGNGNRNGNRNGNGNRNGNRIGNGNGNRGQRPNRFNNRLDSLESDEYDDDYYNGNRFDEEFDDDEQDEEEIVPNNDEDQSLEQADDEEDEQLSVEQQPLKRRRVTQAQTVLRRRPQSQSQLQSHSQRRQHPQQTRRGPQPLAVLQQAEEEDDEEEADDAEQQPEQEVDDDEEEAEESDENFTPVIYSQSSRKSQGQAGFIQNSQQNLINQLRRFTFGQTPGELGNKLRKSSSQSQSNQSPTRNGGRRPQQATLLVNRNGQTVYVAPELLELTPGYPYGYAPAPVKKQQSQRVPASPYPQPPLTVPVRRKGRPTQYITIPWSQLGLTPPDRQTVVSLTEGIQSQPLILNIPESAITTLPVRGAAAGSNAQKKKKRPTLTASAVPLLADASLMDIFQPPQIPPSRTGASSSSSSTSSGAVTKPKPKPVLIAAKPVQAGGLLPTRIRPGTIVEKAPAVESTEKQPQAAATQTEQQPMKETSEAMETAAVAPAAANVEQPMETPASGQTQPEQEYIIVGEDNEPGLSRHVQPVYGDARYVSYGDFHPYFDLIHQNRRFALRKVGRALQEDGEASAPIVAV; translated from the exons ATGGCCAAATCAATGGCACTATGCCTGACCCTGGCTCTCGTCCTGGCTGCAACGCTTGTTAACGCCGAGGTCAAGGCCGCCGTCGCCGTCAAGGTCGCAGCccccgcagccgcagccgccgCAGCTCCCGCTGTCGTCGCCCCCGTTGTGGCCAAGGAGCTGCCACAAGTGGCTGCCATGGAACAGTCAACGGAATCACCCATTGCCGACATGGCGCTGATTG AGGATGCCCCCATGGTGCCCAAGACGCCCACCGAGAAGCCACCGCTAGTGGCAGCGGCCGCCAAGGCAGCCAGCCCAGAGCCCAGCTCGGAGCCGCAGGCTGATGAGAAATCCGCTCAACCGCATACAGTTGCCGACTTCATCATCCATCCGCTGATCGCGTTCAAGCCCCGTCAGGCGGCACTCGATGAGCTCCAGGCTCAGGGCAAACAGGCAACGCCAGCCGGCTCGGGTAGCACCACTTCCACATCGCCCGGCACTTGGCTGTTTGGCATGAATCCTGGCCAGGGTTTGGGTTCGTCTTTCTCAACGCTGGCTGGCTCTGTGTCCGGCTGGTTCAACGATCGCATCGCTGGCGCTGCTCAACAGCTGCCCAGTCTTCCCAGCTTGCAGAGTTTGACGGAAGTCCCGGTCCGTGAGACGACCACCACAACTACCACCACCGTCCGTCCCGACATCGTGGTGCGTGTCCAGCAGCGTCCCAACAGAAGGCGtggcaatggaaatggcaacggcaatggcagcttgaatggcaatggcaatggcaacggtaATCGCAATGGCAAccgcaacggcaacggcaaccgCAATGGCAACCgcattggcaatggcaacggaaATCGTGGCCAACGTCCAAATCGCTTCAACAATCGCCTCGATTCCCTGGAGTCGGATGAGTACGACGATGATTACTACAATGGCAATCGTTTCGACGAGGAGttcgatgatgatgaacaGGACGAGGAGGAGATTGTGCCCAACAACGATGAGGATCAATCGCTCGAGCAGGCTGACGATGAGGAGGACGAGCAACTGTCCGTTGAACAGCAGCCATTGAAGCGTCGTCGCGTTACCCAAGCTCAGACAGTACTGCGCCGCAGACCACAATCTCAATCCCAATTGCAATCGCACTCGCAGCGTCGTCAGCACCCACAGCAGACACGACGTGGACCCCAGCCGTTGGCTGTGCTGCAGCAGGCCGAGGAGGAGGACGACGAAGAGGAGGCCGATGATGCCGAACAGCAGCCGGAACAGGAGGTCGACGATGACGAGGAAGAGGCAGAGGAAAGTGATGAGAACTTCACGCCCGTCATCTACTCGCAATCCTCCCGCAAGTCCCAGGGACAAGCGGGTTTCATTCAGAACAGCCAACAGAACCTGATCAATCAGCTGCGTCGCTTCACCTTCGGTCAGACACCCGGCGAACTGGGCAACAAGTTGCGCAAGTCCTCCAGCCAGTCGCAGAGCAATCAGAGTCCGACGCGCAACGGCGGCCGTCGTCCCCAGCAGGCAACGCTGCTGGTGAACCGCAACGGTCAGACCGTGTATGTGGCACCCGAGCTGCTCGAGCTGACACCCGGCTATCCCTATGGCTATGCGCCCGCTCCCGTTAAGAAGCAACAATCGCAGCGTGTGCCCGCCAGTCCCTATCCTCAGCCACCTTTGACGGTGCCCGTGCGTCGCAAGGGACGTCCCACCCAATACATTACCATACCCTGGAGCCAGCTGGGTCTGACGCCACCTGATCGCCAGACTGTCGTCTCACTCACCGAGGGCATTCAATCTCAACCGCTTATTCTCAACATTCCCGAGAGCGCCATCACCACGCTGCCCGTGCGTGGTGCCGCCGCCGGCTCCAATGCccagaagaaaaagaagcgtCCCACACTGACTGCCTCGGCTGTGCCTCTGCTAGCCGATGCCTCGCTCATGGACATCTTCCAGCCACCCCAGATCCCACCATCGCGCACCGGCGCCAGCTCAAGCTCCAGTTCTACATCCAGCGGAGCTGTGACTAAGCCCAAGCCTAAGCCAGTGTTGATTGCCGCCAAGCCCGTGCAAGCTGGCGGTCTGCTGCCCACACGCATTCGCCCCGGCACCATTGTGGAGAAAGCTCCCGCCGTGGAAAGCACCGAGAAGCAGCCACAAGCGGCAGCTACACAAACCGAACAGCAACCCATGAAGGAGACAAGCGAGGCCATGGAAACGGCTGCTGTGGCTCCAGCTGCCGCCAATGTGGAGCAGCCAATGGAGACGCCAGCGTCTGGTCAGACACAGCCCGAGCAGGAGTACATCATTGTCGGTGAGGACAATGAGCCGGGACTGTCGCGTCATGTGCAGCCCGTCTATGGCGATGCTCGCTATGTATCGTATGGCGATTTTCATCCCTACTTCGATCTGATCCATCAGAATCGTCGCTTTGCCCTGCGCAAGGTGGGACGCGCCCTCCAAGAGGATGGCGAAGCGTCCGCGCCCATTGTCGCAGTCTAG
- the LOC133849157 gene encoding LOW QUALITY PROTEIN: uncharacterized protein LOC133849157 (The sequence of the model RefSeq protein was modified relative to this genomic sequence to represent the inferred CDS: deleted 1 base in 1 codon): MKLFTLLFVALALFALIDARHVSGHRSRSHRYQQQQQRALVAKPHVQQSRVFPGAVAIKKLVLLKFKKIVPISLILLKSKNDNEAELVPVYPTDQIPENVQFIPTPNGISGHKDVQAIAIPSELHDQLQINGLSNIENIEALLQASSISGGDGVEGDENAASVGNAIVVPQLEDEPLQQNENDDTQLLEGGAAPAPAPIAASTRRLSAGELVRSGVRNSAQLQQTSVEEIPLLLYSATDDAAPGQEVFGERRFVAATPARRRHLQQFYH; encoded by the exons atgaaattgttcaCTCTGCTGTTTGTCGCCCTCGCGCTGTTCGCCCTCATCGATG CTCGTCATGTGTCCGGCCATCGTTCCAGGAGTCATCGctaccagcaacagcaacagcgtgCTCTTGTGGCTAAGCCACATGTGCAACAGAGTCGCGTCTTTCCCGGTGCTGTGGCCATCAAGAAACTGGTGCTGCTGAAGTTC AAAAAGATCGTGCCGATCTCGCTGATTCTGCTCAAGTCGAAGAACGACAACGAAGCTGAATTGGTGCCCGTCTATCCCACAGATCAGATACCCGAGAACGTGCAATTCATTCCCACACCCAACGGCATCTCTGGCCACAAGGATGTCCAGGCGATCGCCATTCCCAGCGAACTGCACGATCAGCTGCAGATCAATGGACTCTCGAACATTGAGAACATCGAGGCACTGCTGCAGGCCAGCTCGATCAGCGGCGGCGATGGCGTCGAGGGTGATGAGAATGCGGCCAGCGTTGGCAATGCGATTGTTGTGCCCCAGCTCGAGGATGAGCCACTGCAGCAGAACGAGAACGATGACACTCAGCTGCTAGAAGGTGgcgcagctccagctccagctccaatTGCTGCCTCCACGCGTCGTCTCTCCGCTGGCGAGCTGGTCCGTTCCGGTGTCCGCAACTCTGCGCAGCTGCAGCAGACGAGCGTTGAGGAGATTCCCCTTCTGCTCTACTCGGCCACAGATGACGCTGCCCCAGGCCAAGAGGTGTTTGGTGAGCGTCGCTTTGTGGCTGCCACGCCAGCGCGTCGTCGCCACCTTCAGCAATTCTACCACTAA